One Aliiroseovarius sediminilitoris DNA window includes the following coding sequences:
- a CDS encoding ethylbenzene dehydrogenase-related protein: MTRQTTYLAASAAIFSGLLVAAWVTHGTGIVRDDPERNIVIPGELDSTLQVKVAYDGETIWFRYRWPVERPAIFNDVLVYQDGKWEARGGESLGPNPQFLTEDRVAMMIDDGSVPLFSRYGGYITIGDGLTTFTGTPETDEERTKYLPSTRTDPNDFDTVRPESDLEKLRAAGQFIDLWQWRSSRSNPIGLGDDGLIAEAREGDTGTGPYSTNFDKATGQPKYMFAPDVAGYRALAFDDVVSGEVGFNDTYYLTAQTAVPFDPDFAWKNGDTIPRRFLQPESGSRGDVVQPAVARWRNGFWDVTLQRKMDTGNPLDDKIFRDGGSYDVAFAVFRNASTMRWHYISLPVSLGLGEPAQIQAKRSEPGQPDWTGPWTEVEVYYPGQVTWGRLTDPRQHPGADRVAARVPAAYQHSERQLALYGVEMEFADEIRRQWLWTLAMSLSLIVAFGVGMVLLFRRPEDRA, encoded by the coding sequence ATGACGCGTCAAACAACATATCTGGCCGCTTCGGCGGCGATCTTTTCCGGGCTTCTGGTGGCGGCCTGGGTTACACATGGGACCGGTATCGTAAGGGATGATCCCGAGCGCAACATCGTGATCCCCGGCGAGTTGGACAGCACCTTGCAGGTCAAGGTCGCCTATGACGGCGAGACGATCTGGTTCCGTTACCGCTGGCCGGTCGAACGGCCTGCGATCTTCAATGACGTTCTGGTCTATCAGGATGGCAAGTGGGAAGCCCGCGGCGGCGAGTCGCTGGGCCCCAACCCCCAGTTCCTGACCGAGGACCGGGTGGCGATGATGATCGACGACGGCTCTGTGCCGCTGTTTTCGCGCTACGGTGGCTACATCACGATCGGCGACGGGCTGACCACCTTCACCGGCACGCCCGAGACCGACGAGGAGCGGACGAAATATCTGCCCTCGACGCGGACCGATCCAAACGATTTCGACACCGTCAGGCCCGAGAGCGATCTGGAAAAGCTGCGCGCGGCGGGTCAGTTCATCGACCTCTGGCAATGGCGATCAAGCCGGTCAAACCCGATCGGGTTGGGTGATGACGGGCTGATTGCCGAGGCCCGCGAGGGCGACACCGGCACCGGCCCCTATTCAACCAATTTCGACAAGGCCACCGGCCAGCCGAAGTATATGTTCGCCCCCGATGTCGCGGGCTATCGCGCACTGGCTTTCGACGATGTCGTTTCCGGAGAGGTAGGTTTCAACGACACCTACTATCTCACTGCGCAGACCGCCGTGCCGTTCGACCCTGATTTTGCATGGAAGAACGGCGACACGATACCGCGTCGTTTCCTTCAACCGGAATCGGGTTCGCGTGGGGACGTCGTGCAACCGGCGGTGGCACGCTGGCGCAACGGGTTTTGGGATGTGACGTTGCAGCGCAAGATGGACACGGGCAACCCGCTCGACGACAAGATATTCCGCGACGGTGGCAGCTATGACGTGGCGTTCGCGGTATTCCGCAACGCCTCGACCATGCGCTGGCACTATATCTCTCTGCCGGTGTCGCTGGGACTGGGCGAACCCGCGCAAATTCAGGCCAAACGCTCTGAACCAGGCCAGCCGGACTGGACCGGCCCCTGGACCGAGGTCGAGGTCTACTATCCCGGCCAAGTCACCTGGGGACGGTTGACTGACCCGCGCCAGCACCCCGGTGCAGACCGGGTCGCGGCACGCGTTCCTGCGGCCTACCAGCACAGCGAACGCCAGCTCGCGCTCTACGGGGTTGAAATGGAATTTGCCGATGAGATCCGCCGCCAATGGCTCTGGACCCTCGCAATGAGCCTGTCGCTGATCGTGGCCTTCGGCGTCGGCATGGTGCTGCTGTTCCGCCGTCCGGAGGACAGGGCATGA
- a CDS encoding DUF2231 domain-containing protein, which produces MKHAIQYRPAIQIGLVASALLALGAGAAFAHGGGGGVEMELEGAPSFSIPPVYHILVVHFPIALWLTAALFIFFRVFSDSQLAVRLQKSVWPLILLGSFAGLVAYGLGLSIYPWSAITQSPLGRNHIMLATWTLSYWTVLGVLGYRYRRHLFEGAQRWVTFVLTLIGATVVTITGTLGGSLNGTPSLVTKTLGKVGWEVYMTFYLPTWMLWAFGLGAVAIVTLGVLGRRSRA; this is translated from the coding sequence ATGAAACATGCAATTCAATATCGACCGGCCATCCAGATCGGTCTTGTCGCATCTGCGCTGCTGGCCCTCGGTGCTGGCGCAGCATTCGCCCATGGCGGTGGCGGCGGCGTCGAAATGGAGCTTGAAGGCGCGCCATCCTTCTCGATCCCTCCGGTCTACCACATTCTGGTGGTGCACTTCCCGATCGCGCTCTGGCTGACGGCGGCGCTGTTCATTTTCTTCCGTGTATTCTCGGATTCCCAGCTTGCGGTCCGGCTGCAAAAGTCGGTCTGGCCGCTGATCCTGCTGGGTTCGTTTGCCGGATTGGTGGCCTATGGGCTGGGGCTGTCGATCTACCCTTGGTCGGCAATTACCCAGTCGCCGCTGGGTCGCAACCACATTATGCTGGCGACCTGGACACTCAGCTACTGGACCGTGTTGGGCGTGCTTGGTTACCGCTATCGGCGCCACCTGTTCGAGGGCGCGCAGCGCTGGGTGACATTCGTGCTGACGCTGATTGGCGCGACGGTCGTGACCATTACCGGCACGCTGGGCGGATCGCTCAACGGTACGCCGTCGCTTGTGACCAAGACCCTCGGCAAAGTGGGCTGGGAGGTTTACATGACCTTTTACCTGCCGACCTGGATGCTCTGGGCCTTTGGTCTGGGGGCGGTGGCGATTGTCACGCTCGGGGTCCTGGGACGGCGCTCGCGTGCCTGA
- a CDS encoding EF-hand domain-containing protein, which translates to MKTTRIISLAAAGFLAVTGAALAHEMDTDQDGLYTLTEMQTEYAELTQSDYDALDTNADGAIDADELEAAIASGALPAME; encoded by the coding sequence ATGAAAACGACACGCATCATCTCACTCGCAGCTGCCGGATTCTTGGCCGTGACCGGTGCGGCCCTAGCTCACGAGATGGATACCGATCAGGACGGGCTCTACACGCTGACCGAAATGCAAACCGAGTATGCCGAACTGACACAGAGCGACTACGACGCGCTTGACACCAACGCCGATGGCGCGATCGATGCCGACGAACTGGAAGCGGCAATCGCAAGTGGTGCATTGCCCGCGATGGAATAA